Sequence from the Metopolophium dirhodum isolate CAU chromosome 2, ASM1992520v1, whole genome shotgun sequence genome:
TAGTCCAGCCGTCCAAAAACATATGACAGTAAcaacacttttaatattttggcaAGATAATTTTATACACGCTTGGacccataattatattttctagtatGTGttcggataaaaaaaatatgtccagATATCAGAATTAAGAAAGCAAATCATAAAAGTAATCATTGTAATTGTGttcattagtattttattttaagacctattcataactaataacattacaactaaccaattttaataaaaattaaatatttgacacCGTgttataaaatagtaggtatagtcGGTACTATTAACAGTACCCTGGTTTTTTACTACTATACAttggattatttagataacTATCTAATTGTCTAAccaatattttagataattatataactttataatattaggtcagttttattctcaatttttttttaatggtatgGGAAATAAgtagacaattttaaattataattattaattaacattaataacctaatgttttttttatattcttcaaTTTGGTTAGTcttaaatatagattataagacgtaaaaaatatgttatagttCCCAGTATATTTATATCCAAtaaatattcatgttttttatatttagttgcCAGTATGACGGCAAACATTCGTAATCTTCAAGAACACTACAAATTATCTCCAAGAGATAAAAATTCTAGAGTAgcattaaaagaaataatagaTAAACGTAAAAAAAGACTGAAACATTTACGAACTTGGGACTATAAGAAGTTTGAATGGTTATTGGAAAATTTAGATTTAATGTATCATCCTCACCCGTAAGTaaattgcaaaataattttacaatatatttatatttataatttgtatttctatTCTAGACCCTATGAACGagtagaaagaaaaaaatcctTACGTCGTCTGACATCTAAATGGTGTGATGAAGTTAAATCTAAAAAACTGGCGGAATACCGTACTGAATTGGATaacgaaaaagaaaaatttttgaaacaaaaattggAAACATTAGAATGGGCTAAAAAAGAAGAAGTTGAATGTGGAGTTGAACCAACAATAACTGATGCAGATattgaaaatgcccgtaaacaatTAGAAGAATGGAAAACCCTTAAATCAATTCAAGAATAACCCTATTGTAAATGagaattgttaaataaaaattaaaactctttaatgttcaaaaaaacagttctatagtattaaaattattaactagttttttatttatgacttaaaatttaattgcatGGTATTGTACCAATTTTTGAAGCTACTTCCTGCCATGTATTTGAAGCAATTAAATTTGCTTTCTGTTGTCCTTCTTGTAGTACTTTACTCAAATATTCCGGTGaatctattaattttaatatctccTGACGAATAGGCGTAAATTTTTCAACTAACGCTTCTGCTACTATATGTTTataccttaaaaataaaataccatattataagtatcaattagttataaacttgtactatataggtaaactatcaaaattaaaataatattgtaactctattttagttttatattatcattatttgttgttaaaaaaaactaaaaaatagttacaatattttataattattattttgttaggtaaaaCTAATTTACCGTCCAGTGTCCAACAGCAAATTTTCTTCACAAATTTCTTCTGGCAATAGTCCACAAATAAGTGAATGCATAGTTATAAGTGTTGAAACACCTGGTCTATTTTCAGGATCATATGTTATTTTTGATGTACAATCTGTAACAGATTTTTTCACTTTTTCTACAATGACATCTGGTTCATCCGTAATTTCTATTCTTCCACGAGGATCTGGATGAGACttagacatttttttcataGGGTCACGAAGATTTCTTATCCTTGAAGAGCAATTTTCTAAAgacaaaattgataaattttacatgtccatacaatatatttaagttacatatatttatatttaagttatatatatattgtatttacgttGAATAAGAACTTCAGGTACAGGAAATGTGTCACCAAAGCGTTTATTGAATGTTCGAGCTAAACTATGAGCTAACTGCAAGTGTTGAATTTGATCTTCGCCGACTGGTACTTTAGTTGCtctatgacaaataaaataggCCAATGACGAAAATGTTAGATGGAAAGTATAATTGATTACTTATATAAAAGTATGTCTGCAGCTTGTAAAACTGGATATAAGTACAAACCAAGAGGAACATCTTTCAAAGTTGAAGACTTTTCTTTAAATTGAGGCAACTGGCCCAATCTAGGCATTGTTGTTAAGCATCCAAGAACCCAACTTAATTGTGTATGTTCAGGTACCTAAAGATTAAATAGAATTTACAATCAGGTAATAATTTTAGTGCTTTATTgctataaaaaagttatatttctaTGTAAAGACTACAATAAAAAtggattattacatttttcaagttattaaacacttaaagtataatatattatattatatcaaacaaacaatattttttaccatgattgaaatttaaattacctGAGATTGCAGAAATAGGGTGCTTTTTTCAGGATCAATTCCACATGCAATTAGACTAGCCGCCATGAGAAggacatttttttctaattccttggtattctaataaaatagaaaaatgtcaACACAACAgtcatagtttataatattagataaacaaTATTGAACTAACATATGGCAAAGTAATGGAGTGCATGTCAACAATGCTGAATATGACTTCTCTGTTTTCATTTTGTAGTTGAACCCACTTGGATACAGCACCAAAGTAATTACCTAAATGCAGGGTTCCTGTAGGCTGAATCCCAGAGAATACTCTCGCCTTCCATTTAACCTagaaagttgtttttaaatatttatgatcaaaaagttattaaataaatattgtaacaaaTTGAGTAAGATTAAAATAAAGCATTTTGATCACTTACATTTGAATGACAGAAACGTACAAGTGTTAGACAAGAAAGGGATATCttttttaaaatcatgtttaaatatttgtttgaggAATATGTGTAATTATGATGATATACTGCAACAGTGCAACTGAATACTAAAATCAATACCATACGTCCAAGCATTTATTGAGTCAACATTGTGCAGAAACTTTACGTACCTATACGAATTTAGAAAATCACAAAGAGTCAAGATCCAGTAGTAACTATACTACCAAGTATTTATgagtaaaaataagaaaaaatttacaagttaatactatttactataatattcaaGACTGGAAACAATATACTCTTGTCTCTTTAAagtcatattattgtttattaatttattattaagatttaagTCAATACTCGATACTCAAAATTCAAACAGGTACTCAAGTCTCAAATACACAATCGCCAATCAGTCATCTGGTATAAAagataacaatcaaaatatgagGATGGTCACGACTTGTTCTATGATGATACCAcagaatgaaaaatatattaatttcatatattctgtgatgATACCATAGACCTATACAGTGCGTGCATAGGTGATCCTCTTATGTTGGTGTGactgtttttaaaatacctgCTTGCGttcaatttttatcaaacaattttttttatatttcaggtTTCATTCttcattttaacaataattgttttggaAATTGGAGGGTTCACGCCGCCGCCgtgtttgtttataatataatatattattattcccatCAGTCGGTTACATACTAAGACTAACGTGTGTCCACTGTCCATACTCCGTAATATTACGtgaaatatatcatttttcaaACACTCACTGTATTAAATCAACTTTTCAGACATCGGAGTTTGGTAAGGATTTAACCTGTTAATGAACATTGATTTATTACCAATTCCATCTTTACAATGTCGGTTGAAAAagacataattaaaatacaaaacaagtTACAAAGCATGTCCGACGAAAATGCTGACCAAACCCAAGCTCTTGATTTACTGAAAGCTCTCAAAGACCTTCCGATCACGCTGGACATACTTACTAAGACTCGTGTGGGAATGACTGTCAATTCATTCCGAAAAAGCTGCAAAGATGAAGAAGTAATTACATTTTCGAAAGCATTgattaaaaattggaaaaaactattaagTGGAGACAAGTCTGTACCTCAAGAGCCGAAGAAAGATAAAAAAGAGCGTAAAAAGTCCGAGGAAAGAGAACAAAAAATAGATGCTAAGAAAGATACGCCAAAACCAGTCGTATTTCCAACACCATCAACAACAGATGCAATTCGTCTTAAATGTCGCGATTTACTAATCACCGCATTGAAAACTGAAGATGAATTTGGTGGTTGTGCGTCAATTGAAGAACTTGCTGATGAACTAGAAGATGCCATTTACTCAGAGTTTAAAAACACTGATGCTCGGTACAAAAACAGAGTAAGAAGTAGATACTCAAATCTAAGAGATGCTAAAAACCCACAACTAAGAAGCAATTTTATTGCTGGCGCTATTACTCCTGCTCAATTAGCTAAAATGACTGCTGAAGAGATGGCCAGTAACGAAATGAAAACATTGAGAAATAGACTCATTAAAGAATCTATAGATGATGCTCAATTGGCGACTGTACAGGGAACTTCAACTGATTTATTGAAATGTGGTAAATGTAAGAAACGAAATTGTACCTACAACCAAATCCAAACAAGAAGTGCTGATGAACCAATGACAACCTTTGTTATGTGCAATGAATGTGGTAACAGATGGAAATTTTGTTAGATTAATAATACAGATGTTCAGTTTAGGTCTTGATGGAGCacctaaatatatgtataataattgtatttttttcttcattttttatttaaaaaaaaaattgaagttgaTATGCCTACAAATTCATTATTCACTAATAGaacttttttagtatttaaagaaaACTCATTTGTGAGATCGGTTTTATGTACCTAtgacctatatttaatatataaataaatttatattattgagtgtgactaaaatttttatatttttgtaactcTAGAATGCAATAAccacacatattttttaagtattatattggtTGAGTCTATAAAAAGTCTTACACGTtgattgtataattaatgtaaattcataattttcaataaattactatgaagaaaatcattttaaaatgtaatgtacaacctttattatacatcaaatatacatgttattgtataatattataaatcataaaaataatatacatactataataattcattaatttattttttttaaacttattagatagtttgtactttgcatacttcataaaaaatttgaatatctattaagaaatattttttatttttcctaaagcattgaaaattactaaataacaactttaaatataactattcatAGTAATTTCATGTTATTGCCAATacggaatacaatattattttaggattaataataattaaagtaaagAGATTATTCCAATGACTTAATTCACTttcataacaaatttatatttt
This genomic interval carries:
- the LOC132939695 gene encoding tryptophan--tRNA ligase, mitochondrial isoform X2 gives rise to the protein MILKKISLSCLTLVRFCHSNVKWKARVFSGIQPTGTLHLGNYFGAVSKWVQLQNENREVIFSIVDMHSITLPYNTKELEKNVLLMAASLIACGIDPEKSTLFLQSQVPEHTQLSWVLGCLTTMPRLGQLPQFKEKSSTLKDVPLGLYLYPVLQAADILLYKATKVPVGEDQIQHLQLAHSLARTFNKRFGDTFPVPEVLIQQNCSSRIRNLRDPMKKMSKSHPDPRGRIEITDEPDVIVEKVKKSVTDCTSKITYDPENRPGVSTLITMHSLICGLLPEEICEENLLLDTGRYKHIVAEALVEKFTPIRQEILKLIDSPEYLSKVLQEGQQKANLIASNTWQEVASKIGTIPCN
- the LOC132939696 gene encoding transcription elongation factor S-II; protein product: MSVEKDIIKIQNKLQSMSDENADQTQALDLLKALKDLPITLDILTKTRVGMTVNSFRKSCKDEEVITFSKALIKNWKKLLSGDKSVPQEPKKDKKERKKSEEREQKIDAKKDTPKPVVFPTPSTTDAIRLKCRDLLITALKTEDEFGGCASIEELADELEDAIYSEFKNTDARYKNRVRSRYSNLRDAKNPQLRSNFIAGAITPAQLAKMTAEEMASNEMKTLRNRLIKESIDDAQLATVQGTSTDLLKCGKCKKRNCTYNQIQTRSADEPMTTFVMCNECGNRWKFC
- the LOC132939695 gene encoding tryptophan--tRNA ligase, mitochondrial isoform X1, with protein sequence MLGRMVLILVFSCTVAVYHHNYTYSSNKYLNMILKKISLSCLTLVRFCHSNVKWKARVFSGIQPTGTLHLGNYFGAVSKWVQLQNENREVIFSIVDMHSITLPYNTKELEKNVLLMAASLIACGIDPEKSTLFLQSQVPEHTQLSWVLGCLTTMPRLGQLPQFKEKSSTLKDVPLGLYLYPVLQAADILLYKATKVPVGEDQIQHLQLAHSLARTFNKRFGDTFPVPEVLIQQNCSSRIRNLRDPMKKMSKSHPDPRGRIEITDEPDVIVEKVKKSVTDCTSKITYDPENRPGVSTLITMHSLICGLLPEEICEENLLLDTGRYKHIVAEALVEKFTPIRQEILKLIDSPEYLSKVLQEGQQKANLIASNTWQEVASKIGTIPCN
- the LOC132939697 gene encoding small ribosomal subunit protein uS15m, encoding MFATLRSLIHPRNGVILSVRGLKSDLHIKWVRPEKIACWDPKKSGDLSPLEPLDMSKPPLEYQESEELKTANEYVRKVFSCEFMGRRYATQLARQQLIDKVKANNLDFTSCEVQIASMTANIRNLQEHYKLSPRDKNSRVALKEIIDKRKKRLKHLRTWDYKKFEWLLENLDLMYHPHPPYERVERKKSLRRLTSKWCDEVKSKKLAEYRTELDNEKEKFLKQKLETLEWAKKEEVECGVEPTITDADIENARKQLEEWKTLKSIQE